Proteins encoded together in one Anguilla anguilla isolate fAngAng1 chromosome 9, fAngAng1.pri, whole genome shotgun sequence window:
- the LOC118236159 gene encoding cysteinyl leukotriene receptor 1-like gives MESENMSLTTSWENITDSLCPSIDDFRSEVYPTIYSIVTVLGLLGNGFALIILIRTLHECSAFHIYMLNLAVSDLLCVSTLPLRAIYYFRKGQWEYGDFLCRFSSYALYVNLYCSIFFMMAVSCTRFLAIVFPVQNLRLVSVRKACTVCICIWVFICLTGSPFLMQGIHVDPITNKTKCFEPPDVERDINKLIILNYFSVVVGFAIPFLIILLCYAGIIYTLLFSSTTMSKSNRTKAVSMIVIVMLAFFISFMPYHIQRTIHLHSMGHYNCDDIVSIQKSVVVTLCLAASNSCFDPMLYFFSGANFRHKIFTLSRKSQRPLSARSPLKS, from the coding sequence ATGGAATCTGAAAATATGTCCCTTACCACCAGTTGGGAAAATATCACAGATTCACTGTGCCCCTCCATCGATGACTTCCGCAGTGAGGTGTACCCCACCATCTACTCCATCGTCACAGTCCTTGGCCTGCTGGGTAACGGCTTTGCCCTCATCATCCTGATCAGGACTCTTCACGAGTGCTCAGCGTTCCACATCTATATGCTGAACTTGGCAGTTTCAGACCTGCTGTGTGTCAGCACCCTACCACTGCGTGCCATTTACTACTTTAGGAAGGGTCAATGGGAATATGGTGACTTCCTGTGCAGATTCAGTTCCTATGCCTTGTACGTAAACCTCTACTGCAGCATCTTCTTCATGATGGCTGTGAGCTGCACTCGCTTCCTTGCCATTGTCTTCCCAGTGCAGAACCTCAGGCTGGTGAGTGTACGCAAGGCCTGCACTGTCTGCATCTGCATTTGGGTGTTCATCTGCTTAACAGGCTCGCCCTTCCTCATGCAAGGTATCCATGTGGACCCCATcactaacaaaacaaaatgctttgAGCCACCTGATGTGGAACGGGATATCAACAAGCTCATAATCCTGAACTATTTCTCCGTGGTGGTGGGCTTTGCAATCCCCTTCCTGATCATTCTGCTGTGCTATGCTGGCATCATATACACTTTGCTATTTAGCTCCACCACCATGAGTAAGAGCAATCGTACTAAAGCAGTCAGCATGATTGTCATTGTCATGCTGGCCTTTTTTATCAGCTTCATGCCCTATCACATTCAGCGCACTATTCACCTGCACTCAATGGGTCACTACAACTGTGATGACATTGTCTCCATACAGAAGTCTGTAGTGGTTACACTCTGTTTAGCTGCCTCCAACTCCTGCTTCGACCCCATGCTCTATTTCTTCTCAGGGGCGAACTTCCGCCATAAAATCTTTACCCTCAGCAGAAAATCACAAAGACCACTCAGCGCAAGATCACCCCTCAAGTCCTAA
- the LOC118236160 gene encoding ras-related GTP-binding protein A-like, with translation MSSIAMKKKVLLMGKSGSGKTSMRSIIFANYIARDTRRLGATIDVEHSHVRFLGNLVLNLWDCGGQDTFMENYFTSQRDNIFRNVEVLIYVFDVESRELEKDMHYYQSCLEAILQNSPDAKVFCLVHKMDLVQEDQRDLIFKEREEDLKRLSRPLACTCFRTSIWDETLYKAWSSIVYQLIPNVQQLETNLRNFAQIIEADEVLLFERATFLVISHYQCKEQRDAHRFEKISNIIKQFKLSCSKLAASFQSMEVRNSNFAAFIDVFTSNTYVMVIMSDPTIPSAATLINIRNARKHFEKLERVDGPKHSLHMRMR, from the exons ATGTCGAGCATAGCCATGAAGAAAAAG GTGTTGCTGATGGGAAAGAGTGGGTCAGGCAAGACCAGCATGAGATCGATCATCTTTGCCAACTATATAGCCCGGGATACCCGCCGGCTCGGTGCCACAA ttgatGTAGAGCATTCCCATGTGCGTTTCCTCGGAAACCTGGTTCTGAACCTGTGGGATTGTGGAGG GCAGGACACCTTCATGGAGAACTACTTCACTAGTCAGCGGGACAACATTTTCCGCAATGTGGAGGTGCTGATATATGTGTTTGACGTGGAGAGCCGTGAGCTGGAGAAGGACATGCACTACTACCAGTCCTGCTTAGAGGCCATCCTGCAGAACTCCCCTGATGCCAAGGTCTTCTGTCTGGTGCACAAGATGGATCTGGTGCAGGAGGACCAGAGGGACCTG atctttaagGAGCGTGAAGAGGATCTGAAAAGACTGTCCCGCCCTCTGGCATGCACCTGCTTCAGGACTTCCATCTGGGATGAGACTCTGTACAAG GCCTGGTCCAGCATCGTGTACCAGCTCATACCCAACGTGCAGCAACTGGAGACGAACCTGCGCAACTTTGCGCAGATCATAGAGGCCGATGAAGTTCTCCTGTTTGAGAGGGCCACCTTCCTG GTTATCTCTCACTATCAGTGTAAAGAACAGCGGGATGCCCACCGTTTTGAGAAGATCAGCAACATCATCAAGCAGTTTAAACTGAGCTGTAG CAAACTGGCAGCTTCCTTCCAGAGCATGGAGGTACGGAACTCCAACTTTGCTGCATTCATCGATGTCTTCACCTCCAACACATACGTTATGGTGATCATGTCGGACCCCACTATAC CCTCTGCAGCCACGCTCATCAACATCCGCAATGCCAGGAAGCACTTTGAGAAGCTGGAGCGCGTGGACGGACCCAAACACAGTCTGCACATGCGCATGCGCTAG